One genomic region from Betaproteobacteria bacterium encodes:
- a CDS encoding PAS domain S-box protein: MNNLNADQHRRVLVIDDSRSIHDDFRKILSPGKTTRPALDAVETALFEIPTNTDRQIQCEVDSAFQGREGVTLVKNALQQGRPYAMAFVDVRMPPGWDGVETTHEIWNIDPNIQIVICTAYSDYSWNEMVAKLGHSDRMIILKKPFDIIEVLQLATALTEKWRLLWQARSTMQDLERRIARRTSELSLTNHKLETEVVEHKLAETKVLESRRWFHTVFQESPIPIFVIRVVDGRIRDVNKSALALYGYRDEEMVGYQMAELDLWEDREKFTEILTILKEDRRILNHECQQRNRAGQSLDVLISCETEVMGGEKVYIAQVVNITDRKRAETRVRQLNRELERRVERRTAELRETVAELDSFTYSVAHDLRAPLRRLQGYLHMITAEYGDGLSAKGRHFLQRIAMNAVDMGALMDGLLKLAHLGRREVDRQPVNMTELMRESVAAAQGEASTNLRFVVGELPTVTGDPVLLKQVWNNLIDNAVKFSQHAVQPTITIDWKRENGWVWFSVADNGVGFDSAYADKLFGVFQRLHNRSQFDGTGVGLSIVRRIAYKHGGTVWAESRLSEGACIYFFLPDAGI; this comes from the coding sequence ATGAATAATTTGAATGCGGACCAACACCGGCGCGTTCTGGTCATCGACGATAGTCGTTCCATCCACGATGATTTTCGCAAGATTCTTTCCCCCGGTAAAACCACACGCCCTGCATTGGACGCCGTCGAGACGGCGCTTTTTGAGATTCCAACGAACACGGATAGGCAAATCCAATGCGAGGTCGACTCGGCCTTCCAGGGACGGGAGGGAGTGACGCTGGTGAAAAATGCCCTTCAGCAGGGGCGTCCTTACGCGATGGCTTTTGTTGACGTGCGCATGCCACCCGGCTGGGATGGCGTAGAAACGACACATGAAATCTGGAACATCGATCCCAACATCCAGATCGTGATATGCACCGCCTATTCCGATTATTCGTGGAACGAGATGGTGGCGAAGCTCGGCCACTCGGACCGGATGATCATTCTGAAGAAGCCGTTTGATATCATCGAAGTGCTGCAACTGGCCACGGCGCTGACCGAAAAGTGGCGGCTGCTCTGGCAGGCCCGGTCAACGATGCAAGATTTGGAGAGAAGGATCGCCCGGCGCACAAGCGAATTGAGCCTGACCAACCACAAGCTTGAGACGGAGGTGGTCGAACACAAACTGGCGGAGACCAAGGTGCTCGAGTCCCGGCGTTGGTTCCACACCGTTTTTCAGGAAAGTCCGATACCCATATTCGTGATACGTGTTGTGGACGGCCGCATCCGCGATGTGAACAAATCGGCACTGGCGCTCTACGGTTACCGGGACGAAGAGATGGTCGGATATCAGATGGCCGAGCTCGACCTCTGGGAGGATCGGGAGAAATTCACGGAGATCCTCACAATCCTGAAAGAGGACCGCCGTATACTGAATCACGAGTGTCAACAACGGAACCGGGCGGGCCAGTCGCTCGACGTGCTGATTTCCTGTGAGACCGAGGTCATGGGGGGCGAGAAAGTGTACATCGCGCAAGTAGTCAATATCACCGACCGCAAGCGGGCCGAAACCCGGGTGCGCCAGCTCAACAGGGAGCTGGAGCGGCGCGTCGAGCGGCGTACCGCGGAATTGCGGGAAACGGTGGCCGAACTCGATTCATTCACCTACAGCGTCGCCCACGACCTGCGCGCGCCGCTGCGCCGGTTGCAGGGTTACTTGCACATGATAACTGCTGAATATGGCGACGGCCTCAGTGCCAAGGGCCGCCACTTTCTGCAGCGGATCGCCATGAACGCGGTGGACATGGGGGCATTGATGGATGGACTGCTCAAGTTAGCCCACTTGGGCCGGCGCGAGGTCGATCGCCAGCCTGTCAACATGACCGAGTTGATGCGGGAAAGCGTTGCGGCGGCGCAGGGCGAGGCGTCGACTAACCTGCGCTTCGTGGTCGGCGAACTGCCGACCGTGACCGGCGATCCGGTCTTACTGAAACAGGTCTGGAACAATCTGATCGATAACGCCGTCAAATTTAGCCAGCATGCCGTGCAACCAACGATCACTATCGACTGGAAGCGGGAGAACGGCTGGGTTTGGTTCTCCGTGGCCGATAACGGAGTGGGTTTCGATAGCGCTTACGCGGACAAGCTGTTCGGGGTATTCCAACGCTTGCATAATCGGTCGCAGTTCGACGGAACGGGGGTCGGACTTTCCATCGTGCGGCGTATTGCATACAAGCATGGCGGAACGGTTTGGGCGGAAAGCCGGCTCAGCGAAGGCGCCTGTATCTATTTTTTCCTCCCGGATGCGGGGATCTGA